From Mesobacillus boroniphilus, the proteins below share one genomic window:
- a CDS encoding cation diffusion facilitator family transporter: MNEQRYSNLKLGERGAIISILAYILLSALKLSVGYISDSEALKADGLNNTTDILASLSVLIGLRLSQKPADDDHLYGHWKSEMVASMVASFIIIVVGFQVLTSAFTSVFEGAAEAPDLIAAWTGLFSAAIMYFVYRYNRNLARKIKSHSVMAAAKDNLSDSWVSIGTAVGIIGSQFGLPWLDPVTAFIVGALILKTGWDIFREASHQLTDGFDVDLIKEYNETICNIPGVKGIKDLKARSYGNNIVVDCVITVTPTLDISTAHDISTRVEEKLMEEYDIYDVHVHVEPD; the protein is encoded by the coding sequence ATGAATGAACAACGCTATTCCAATTTAAAACTAGGTGAACGCGGGGCCATTATAAGTATCCTCGCTTATATACTTCTTTCTGCTTTAAAACTTTCTGTAGGTTATATCAGCGATTCCGAAGCATTAAAGGCTGATGGTTTGAACAATACGACTGATATTTTAGCCTCGCTGTCCGTCCTCATTGGTTTGAGGCTGTCACAAAAACCTGCTGATGATGACCACCTTTATGGCCATTGGAAATCAGAAATGGTCGCTTCGATGGTAGCATCCTTTATCATAATTGTTGTCGGTTTCCAGGTTTTAACCAGCGCCTTCACCTCCGTTTTTGAAGGAGCTGCCGAAGCACCAGATCTCATTGCTGCCTGGACAGGATTATTTTCTGCAGCAATTATGTATTTCGTGTATCGTTATAACCGAAACCTCGCACGCAAAATAAAAAGCCATTCGGTCATGGCCGCGGCTAAAGATAATCTGTCCGATTCGTGGGTGAGTATCGGTACGGCCGTTGGGATCATTGGCTCCCAATTTGGTTTGCCATGGCTAGACCCTGTGACCGCATTTATCGTTGGCGCACTCATTTTAAAAACAGGCTGGGACATCTTCCGGGAAGCATCCCACCAGCTGACAGACGGCTTTGATGTAGACCTAATTAAAGAATATAACGAAACCATCTGTAATATTCCTGGTGTGAAAGGAATTAAAGATTTAAAGGCACGCAGCTACGGTAACAATATTGTCGTCGACTGCGTCATCACTGTGACACCTACCCTCGACATCAGCACGGCTCATGATATATCGACTAGGGTAGAAGAAAAGCTTATGGAAGAATACGATATATATGACGTCCATGTACATGTAGAGCCAGATTGA
- a CDS encoding TRM11 family SAM-dependent methyltransferase has product MRSFFGEDTESSVLESTLKIDPSRSPFMRGRMDIILEGEQLEDLIEQVKKIELTGSTFKVMYVKVTGPDKVDFKERRRFEREVGLHISGEPELVNPDVLFGIMNVNERWVFGEYHSSEAVWLNHQQKPHSYSTSLSTRVARAVANIAVPDPAGVKAIDPCCGIGTVVVEALSMGIDIVASDINPLILPGTRENIAHFGYSTEVTFKDIRKVTGSYDVAIIDMPYNLCSVITPEEQLEMLQSTYEFAAKVVIVTIEPIDSIIGNAGFEIADRCVVRKGTFEREIIVCEK; this is encoded by the coding sequence ATGCGCTCGTTTTTTGGGGAGGATACAGAATCCAGCGTCCTGGAGAGCACTTTGAAAATCGATCCAAGCCGTAGTCCGTTTATGAGGGGACGTATGGACATCATCCTAGAAGGTGAGCAATTAGAGGACCTAATTGAGCAAGTGAAGAAGATAGAATTGACTGGATCTACTTTTAAAGTGATGTATGTAAAAGTAACAGGTCCTGACAAGGTGGATTTTAAAGAAAGGCGCCGATTCGAACGGGAAGTGGGTCTGCATATTTCCGGAGAGCCGGAGCTCGTAAATCCAGATGTGCTTTTTGGAATCATGAATGTAAACGAGCGTTGGGTATTTGGTGAATACCACAGCAGTGAAGCGGTCTGGCTGAACCATCAGCAAAAGCCGCATAGCTACTCAACTTCATTAAGCACCCGTGTCGCAAGAGCTGTCGCCAATATCGCAGTTCCTGATCCAGCTGGAGTAAAAGCGATCGACCCATGCTGCGGAATTGGAACGGTAGTGGTGGAAGCATTGTCGATGGGTATCGACATCGTTGCCAGTGATATCAATCCACTCATACTGCCTGGAACAAGGGAGAACATCGCGCATTTTGGCTATTCAACGGAAGTGACGTTTAAGGACATTCGCAAGGTCACTGGGAGCTATGACGTAGCGATTATTGATATGCCGTACAATCTGTGCTCAGTAATCACACCCGAAGAGCAGCTCGAGATGCTCCAAAGCACATACGAATTCGCTGCCAAAGTAGTCATCGTCACGATTGAACCAATCGATTCTATCATCGGAAATGCCGGCTTTGAAATTGCTGATCGCTGCGTCGTGAGAAAAGGGACCTTCGAACGCGAGATCATTGTATGTGAAAAATAG
- a CDS encoding DEAD/DEAH box helicase gives MSQRSFEDYNLSDEIKRALSVLKYESPTEVQAEVIPMALQNQDLVVKSQTGSGKTASFGIPICDMVEWEEKNPQALILTPTRELAVQVREDITNIGRFKRIKAMAVYGKEPFSKQKEELKQKTHVVVGTPGRVIDHIERGTLVLDQIKYLIIDEADEMLNMGFIDDVESIIEELPPNRVTMVFSATLPKDVENLCHKYMKDPVNIEIASTGITTNTIDHMLIEVKEEDKLSLLKDITVVENPDSCIIFCRTKENVDNVFAELEEANYSCERLHGGLEQEDRFAVMDGFKMGNFRYLVATDVAARGIDVDNVSLVINYDVPMEKEGYVHRTGRTGRAGNKGKAITLATPYEGKFIKAIERYIGFEIPVTEAPSKQDVVRNQAAFDEKISGRRVVKNNKTARINQDIMKLHFSGGKKKKLRAVDFVGTIAKIPGVTADDIGIISIHDTMSYVDILNGKGSLVIQAMENATIKGKKLRVSKAIK, from the coding sequence ATGAGCCAAAGAAGTTTCGAGGATTATAATTTAAGCGATGAAATTAAAAGAGCACTTAGTGTGCTGAAATATGAAAGTCCCACAGAGGTCCAAGCAGAAGTGATCCCAATGGCGTTGCAAAATCAGGATCTTGTCGTTAAATCCCAGACAGGAAGCGGAAAGACAGCTTCCTTCGGAATTCCCATTTGCGATATGGTTGAATGGGAGGAAAAGAATCCTCAAGCCTTAATTCTCACTCCAACCAGGGAGCTGGCTGTTCAGGTTCGTGAAGATATCACGAATATCGGACGATTCAAAAGAATCAAGGCCATGGCCGTTTATGGTAAGGAGCCTTTCTCGAAACAGAAAGAGGAATTGAAGCAAAAAACTCATGTCGTCGTCGGTACACCTGGACGCGTCATTGATCATATCGAAAGAGGAACGCTGGTTTTGGACCAAATAAAATATCTCATCATCGATGAAGCAGATGAAATGCTTAACATGGGATTTATTGATGATGTTGAATCAATTATAGAAGAACTTCCTCCTAATCGGGTTACCATGGTGTTTTCTGCGACATTGCCCAAGGATGTTGAAAATCTCTGCCATAAATATATGAAGGATCCTGTTAACATCGAAATCGCTTCTACCGGTATTACGACAAATACGATTGACCATATGTTGATCGAAGTGAAAGAAGAGGATAAGCTCTCCCTTCTAAAAGATATTACGGTTGTTGAAAACCCTGACAGCTGTATCATTTTTTGCAGGACGAAGGAAAATGTCGATAACGTGTTTGCCGAACTTGAAGAAGCAAATTATTCTTGTGAAAGACTTCATGGCGGATTGGAACAAGAAGACCGCTTTGCTGTGATGGATGGCTTTAAAATGGGGAATTTCCGCTACCTTGTGGCCACAGATGTTGCTGCAAGAGGAATTGACGTCGATAACGTTTCGCTTGTCATAAACTATGACGTTCCAATGGAAAAAGAGGGTTATGTGCACCGGACAGGCCGTACTGGACGCGCCGGAAACAAAGGAAAAGCGATCACGCTTGCTACACCTTATGAAGGGAAATTCATCAAAGCAATCGAACGATACATTGGCTTTGAGATTCCTGTGACAGAAGCTCCGAGCAAGCAGGACGTTGTAAGGAACCAAGCTGCTTTCGATGAAAAAATCAGCGGGCGCCGTGTCGTGAAAAATAACAAAACAGCCCGCATCAACCAGGATATTATGAAGCTTCACTTTAGCGGCGGCAAAAAGAAGAAGCTCCGCGCCGTCGACTTCGTTGGAACAATCGCGAAAATCCCTGGAGTAACGGCAGACGATATCGGCATCATCTCGATTCACGATACAATGTCCTATGTAGATATCCTGAACGGAAAAGGCTCGCTTGTGATTCAGGCAATGGAGAATGCAACAATCAAGGGAAAGAAGCTTAGAGTCAGCAAGGCGATTAAATAG